The proteins below are encoded in one region of Chelonia mydas isolate rCheMyd1 chromosome 11, rCheMyd1.pri.v2, whole genome shotgun sequence:
- the DAPL1 gene encoding death-associated protein-like 1 isoform X1: protein MEKEASAPPSPLKGGRPPAGEITFKYGSRKASKKQENGVVEKNPKNPGKEKTSSIVSVTKMQNMGVLLADALEKISHKFPAAAAQVAHQKPRPALEKSIWPKRIYIIQQPRKC, encoded by the exons ATGGAGAAGGAAGCGTCAGCTCCGCCGTCCCCCCTGAAAGGCGGGCGCCCTCCGGCAG GTGAAATCACAT TCAAATATGGAAGTAGGAAAGCTtccaaaaagcaagaaaatggaGTTGTTGAGAAAAATCCCAAGAaccctggaaaagagaagacaag CTCAATTGTTAGTGttacaaaaatgcaaaatatggGTGTCTTACTAGCCGATGCACTGGAGAAA aTCAGCCATAAatttcctgcagcagcagcacaagtGGCTCATCAAAAGCCACGACCAGCCCTGGAGAAGAGTATATGGCCCAAAAGAATTTACATCATCCAACAACCTCGGAAATGTTAA
- the DAPL1 gene encoding death-associated protein-like 1 isoform X6: MEKEASAPPSPLKGGRPPAAYNRKHISTLRCHVRWCLCSHNLKIINVSNMEVGKLPKSKKMELLRKIPRTLEKRRQAQLLVLQKCKIWVSY; this comes from the exons ATGGAGAAGGAAGCGTCAGCTCCGCCGTCCCCCCTGAAAGGCGGGCGCCCTCCGGCAG CATATAACAGGAAACATATAAGTACTCTGAGATGTCATGTTAGATGGTGCCTTTGTTCACATAACCTGAAGATCATTAATGTG TCAAATATGGAAGTAGGAAAGCTtccaaaaagcaagaaaatggaGTTGTTGAGAAAAATCCCAAGAaccctggaaaagagaagacaag CTCAATTGTTAGTGttacaaaaatgcaaaatatggGTGTCTTACTAG
- the DAPL1 gene encoding death-associated protein-like 1 isoform X2, producing the protein MEKEASAPPSPLKGGRPPAVKYGSRKASKKQENGVVEKNPKNPGKEKTSSIVSVTKMQNMGVLLADALEKISHKFPAAAAQVAHQKPRPALEKSIWPKRIYIIQQPRKC; encoded by the exons ATGGAGAAGGAAGCGTCAGCTCCGCCGTCCCCCCTGAAAGGCGGGCGCCCTCCGGCAG TCAAATATGGAAGTAGGAAAGCTtccaaaaagcaagaaaatggaGTTGTTGAGAAAAATCCCAAGAaccctggaaaagagaagacaag CTCAATTGTTAGTGttacaaaaatgcaaaatatggGTGTCTTACTAGCCGATGCACTGGAGAAA aTCAGCCATAAatttcctgcagcagcagcacaagtGGCTCATCAAAAGCCACGACCAGCCCTGGAGAAGAGTATATGGCCCAAAAGAATTTACATCATCCAACAACCTCGGAAATGTTAA
- the DAPL1 gene encoding death-associated protein-like 1 isoform X5 produces the protein MRRARVKYGSRKASKKQENGVVEKNPKNPGKEKTSSIVSVTKMQNMGVLLADALEKISHKFPAAAAQVAHQKPRPALEKSIWPKRIYIIQQPRKC, from the exons ATGCGGCGAGCCAGGG TCAAATATGGAAGTAGGAAAGCTtccaaaaagcaagaaaatggaGTTGTTGAGAAAAATCCCAAGAaccctggaaaagagaagacaag CTCAATTGTTAGTGttacaaaaatgcaaaatatggGTGTCTTACTAGCCGATGCACTGGAGAAA aTCAGCCATAAatttcctgcagcagcagcacaagtGGCTCATCAAAAGCCACGACCAGCCCTGGAGAAGAGTATATGGCCCAAAAGAATTTACATCATCCAACAACCTCGGAAATGTTAA
- the DAPL1 gene encoding death-associated protein-like 1 isoform X3 has translation MEGNIMPGSSAGEITFKYGSRKASKKQENGVVEKNPKNPGKEKTSSIVSVTKMQNMGVLLADALEKISHKFPAAAAQVAHQKPRPALEKSIWPKRIYIIQQPRKC, from the exons ATGGAAGGAAATATTATGCCAGGGAGTTCAGCAG GTGAAATCACAT TCAAATATGGAAGTAGGAAAGCTtccaaaaagcaagaaaatggaGTTGTTGAGAAAAATCCCAAGAaccctggaaaagagaagacaag CTCAATTGTTAGTGttacaaaaatgcaaaatatggGTGTCTTACTAGCCGATGCACTGGAGAAA aTCAGCCATAAatttcctgcagcagcagcacaagtGGCTCATCAAAAGCCACGACCAGCCCTGGAGAAGAGTATATGGCCCAAAAGAATTTACATCATCCAACAACCTCGGAAATGTTAA
- the DAPL1 gene encoding death-associated protein-like 1 isoform X4, which translates to MEGNIMPGSSAVKYGSRKASKKQENGVVEKNPKNPGKEKTSSIVSVTKMQNMGVLLADALEKISHKFPAAAAQVAHQKPRPALEKSIWPKRIYIIQQPRKC; encoded by the exons ATGGAAGGAAATATTATGCCAGGGAGTTCAGCAG TCAAATATGGAAGTAGGAAAGCTtccaaaaagcaagaaaatggaGTTGTTGAGAAAAATCCCAAGAaccctggaaaagagaagacaag CTCAATTGTTAGTGttacaaaaatgcaaaatatggGTGTCTTACTAGCCGATGCACTGGAGAAA aTCAGCCATAAatttcctgcagcagcagcacaagtGGCTCATCAAAAGCCACGACCAGCCCTGGAGAAGAGTATATGGCCCAAAAGAATTTACATCATCCAACAACCTCGGAAATGTTAA